A single genomic interval of Euwallacea similis isolate ESF13 chromosome 2, ESF131.1, whole genome shotgun sequence harbors:
- the LOC136419373 gene encoding uncharacterized protein has translation MASDMQFILFALAAVAASSQADYPPPEQPHTEYGVPAAYLAKTTQNAYLDMSKPVLSMEEPINVAPPRDSYGIPKEHDKYETPILKPATPIATSHNYHIPHTIPSSAQNYDVPVVLKEGPVAPTHEYRVPHHVAPEKPHEEYGAPHIVENVSPIVTHFDYYIPHVAPAAPANEYGVPIVSNRHEVPLHVAPEKPREEYGVPQSGEHVAPVAPANKYGVPNVPDKHEVSIDVTPNKPHEEYGTPHAVENVSPIVTHFDYYIPHVAPAAPANEYGVPIVSNRHEVPLHVASEKPREEYGAPQSEEHVAPVAPGNEYGVPNVPDKHEASLDVAPEKPHEEYGAPHAVENVSPIVTHFDYYIPHVAPASPANEYGVPTVSNRHEVPLHVAPAKPREEYGAPQSGEHVALVAPANEYGIPNVLDKHEVSLDVAPEKPHEEYGAPHAVENVSPIVTHFDYYIPHVAPAAPANEYGVPTVPDKYEVPLYVAPEEPREQYGAPYNVEHAAPVLSKFDYYIPHAVAPTSQVQHESTVPRVTKVLDEPVVVPHSVYGVPSTY, from the coding sequence AACTACTCAAAACGCTTACTTAGATATGTCAAAACCGGTCCTTTCCATGGAAGAACCAATAAATGTTGCACCCCCTCGAGACTCCTATGGAATCCCTAAAGAGCATGATAAATATGAAACGCCAATTCTTAAGCCTGCAACGCCAATTGCGACTTCCCACAATTACCACATTCCTCATACAATTCCTAGTTCAGCTCAGAACTATGATGTCCCAGTAGTCCTTAAAGAAGGCCCAGTAGCACCAACTCATGAATATAGAGTTCCTCATCATGTTGCTCCAGAGAAGCCCCATGAAGAATACGGAGCCCCTCATATTGTGGAAAATGTATCCCCAATTGTTACGCATTTCGACTACTACATTCCTCATGTAGCCCCTGCAGCACCAGCTAATGAATACGGAGTTCCAATAGTGTCCAATAGACATGAAGTGCCTCTTCATGTTGCCCCAGAGAAGCCTCGTGAAGAATATGGAGTCCCCCAGTCTGGGGAACATGTAGCCCCTGTAGCGCCAGCAAATAAATACGGCGTCCCGAATGTGCCCGATAAGCATGAAGTTTCCATTGATGTTACCCCAAACAAGCCCCATGAAGAATACGGAACCCCTCATGCTGTGGAAAATGTATCCCCCATTGTTACGCATTTCGACTACTACATTCCTCATGTAGCCCCTGCAGCACCAGCTAATGAATACGGAGTTCCAATAGTGTCCAATAGACATGAAGTACCTCTTCATGTTGCCTCAGAGAAGCCTCGTGAAGAATATGGAGCCCCCCAGTCTGAGGAACATGTAGCCCCTGTAGCGCCAGGTAATGAATACGGCGTCCCGAATGTGCCCGATAAACATGAAGCTTCTCTTGATGTTGCTCCAGAGAAACCCCATGAAGAATACGGGGCTCCTCATGCTGTGGAAAATGTATCCCCAATTGTTACGCATTTCGACTACTACATTCCGCACGTAGCCCCTGCATCACCAGCCAATGAATACGGAGTTCCAACAGTGTCCAATAGACATGAAGTGCCTCTTCATGTTGCCCCAGCGAAGCCTCGTGAAGAATATGGAGCCCCTCAGTCTGGGGAACATGTAGCTCTTGTAGCGCCAGCCAATGAATACGGCATCCCGAATGTACTCGATAAGCATGAAGTTTCTCTTGATGTTGCCCCAGAGAAACCCCATGAAGAATACGGAGCCCCTCATGCTGTGGAAAATGTATCCCCCATTGTTACGCATTTCGACTACTACATTCCTCATGTAGCCCCTGCAGCACCAGCCAATGAATATGGAGTTCCCACAGTGCCCGATAAATATGAAGTGCCTCTTTATGTTGCTCCAGAGGAACCCCGTGAACAATACGGCGCTCCCTACAATGTAGAACATGCAGCCCCAGTTCTTTCAAAGTTTGACTATTATATTCCTCATGCTGTAGCACCAACCTCGCAAGTTCAACATGAGTCCACAGTTCCTCGTGTTACCAAAGTATTGGATGAACCTGTAGTGGTACCACACTCCGTTTACGGAGTACCCAGCACATATTGA